Proteins found in one Solitalea lacus genomic segment:
- a CDS encoding SusC/RagA family TonB-linked outer membrane protein — MRTKTTLKLLVLLVSVCGVQIGSINQLYGQSVKQTELTVKGKVTDEKGEELPGATVLIKGTSKGTTTDVSGSYTIAASAGNTLSFSFTGFVTREVTIGNNAVINVQLKSDSKALEEIVVVGYGTKKKVTVTGSVATVKGGDIKQSPSANISNSLAGRAPGVIASNRSGEPGNDFSTLLIRGKGTLNDNSPLIVIDGVANRGSFERLNPDDVESISVLKDASAAIYGAQAANGVILVTTKKGKSGKPVIAYSGSYGTTQPTQLPNSVNAGQYATYINEVNDRYGKPHQYTEADIQKYYNGSDPVNYPNTNWYDAVIKDNSLQSRHALSVSGGNEKTDFFLSGEYLNQDGIYRNSSTDYKQYNLRTNVNTQILPILKVAFNLSGRLEDRDYSNYSSNNIFAEVLSAYPTLPAYYPNGLPGPGLSGGRNPVLMASGATGYNYTNDYNLLSDLSFDIKLPFITEGLYVAGLAAYDFRFRNEKIFKDNWDAYRYNRNTNEYENLRNSIGPINLRSDYRNYQMKTYNIKLGYNRVVGNHDIGAFVAYEQSDSYNEGIFAYRTGYLSNKIDQIFIGADKDKDNGGNAAQTARQNLFGRLSYGYKQKYLIDLVLRHDGSYIFPKDKRWGTFPGVSAAWRVSEEAFFKNNVHFVDQFKLKASWAELGNDKVLPYQNIQQYYLDGGYYFGSEGALVQGLSAGVTPNPNITWEVARTSNFGFESTFWNGLLTLNADYFISNRNNILVARNASVPSSTGLNGKLPAENIGRVNNSGIELEISHQRAINENFSYNIGANYTYTKNEVKFMDEPANVPEWQKRQGFPMDSWLVYKTDGIYRTQAEIDNSVHLPNTRLGDLRYVDINGDKQITSNDRIRVYEGPTPRGIYGITLGLNYKGIGLNMLWQGQTNAQQLILPQQGNAITPPKWLFEDRWTTSNPNGSYPASFDRNDAVNNRYSDFWLRNAAFIRLKNVELSYTLPKSLTQSLHLQNARVFVNGFNLLTFSDIKDYDPELNNVTGSYYPQTRIISAGVNISL; from the coding sequence ATGAGAACAAAAACTACACTAAAACTGCTAGTACTGTTGGTGTCTGTTTGTGGAGTCCAGATTGGTTCGATAAATCAGTTATACGGCCAATCAGTAAAGCAAACTGAGCTGACAGTAAAAGGAAAGGTTACCGATGAAAAGGGTGAGGAATTACCCGGCGCTACAGTATTAATTAAAGGAACAAGCAAAGGTACTACCACTGATGTTTCCGGAAGCTATACTATTGCTGCTTCAGCAGGCAACACTTTGAGCTTTTCATTTACTGGTTTTGTTACCCGTGAAGTAACGATTGGTAATAATGCTGTAATTAATGTACAACTAAAATCTGACTCAAAAGCATTGGAAGAAATAGTCGTTGTTGGCTATGGAACAAAGAAAAAAGTAACGGTAACAGGATCTGTTGCTACCGTTAAGGGGGGTGACATTAAGCAAAGCCCTTCTGCAAATATTTCAAATTCATTGGCAGGTAGAGCTCCCGGGGTTATTGCCTCCAACCGATCTGGGGAGCCAGGCAATGATTTTTCTACGCTATTGATACGTGGAAAAGGAACTTTGAATGATAACAGCCCATTAATTGTAATTGATGGTGTAGCCAACAGAGGCTCTTTTGAACGCTTAAATCCTGATGATGTAGAAAGTATATCAGTGCTAAAAGATGCATCAGCAGCCATCTATGGAGCTCAAGCAGCAAACGGAGTTATTTTGGTTACAACAAAAAAAGGAAAATCGGGTAAACCTGTAATTGCCTACAGTGGAAGCTATGGCACAACACAACCAACTCAATTGCCTAATTCTGTAAACGCGGGTCAGTATGCAACCTATATAAACGAGGTAAATGATCGTTATGGTAAACCTCACCAGTATACCGAGGCAGATATTCAAAAGTATTACAATGGCAGTGACCCTGTAAATTACCCCAATACTAACTGGTACGATGCGGTAATTAAAGACAATTCGCTGCAAAGTCGTCATGCATTATCTGTCTCAGGGGGAAATGAAAAAACAGATTTCTTTCTTTCCGGAGAATATTTAAACCAGGATGGTATTTACCGAAACTCGTCAACCGATTATAAGCAATACAACCTGCGTACCAATGTAAATACTCAGATTTTGCCAATTTTAAAAGTGGCGTTTAATCTTTCTGGCCGTTTGGAAGACAGGGACTATTCCAATTACTCAAGTAATAATATTTTCGCGGAAGTATTATCTGCTTATCCAACTTTGCCAGCTTATTATCCCAATGGACTGCCCGGACCTGGATTGTCAGGAGGGAGAAACCCTGTGTTAATGGCTTCTGGAGCTACAGGATATAACTACACCAATGATTATAACCTGTTGTCAGACTTATCATTTGATATTAAACTTCCATTCATCACCGAAGGGTTGTATGTTGCTGGATTGGCTGCATATGATTTTAGATTCAGAAATGAAAAGATTTTCAAGGACAACTGGGATGCATATCGCTATAATAGGAATACTAATGAATATGAAAATCTACGCAATTCTATTGGCCCTATCAATTTAAGATCTGATTACAGAAATTATCAAATGAAAACCTATAACATTAAGTTAGGTTATAACCGGGTTGTAGGTAATCATGACATAGGTGCTTTTGTAGCTTATGAGCAAAGTGACAGTTATAATGAAGGCATTTTTGCCTATAGAACAGGCTATTTAAGTAATAAAATTGACCAGATTTTCATTGGTGCAGACAAGGATAAGGACAACGGTGGAAATGCTGCGCAAACAGCAAGGCAAAACCTATTTGGACGTTTAAGCTATGGTTATAAGCAAAAATATCTGATCGATTTAGTTTTGCGCCATGATGGGTCTTACATCTTCCCTAAAGATAAACGTTGGGGGACATTTCCTGGTGTTTCTGCCGCCTGGCGAGTTTCAGAAGAAGCATTTTTCAAAAATAATGTACATTTCGTTGATCAGTTTAAGCTAAAAGCATCATGGGCTGAATTAGGAAATGATAAAGTGTTGCCATATCAAAATATTCAGCAATACTACTTGGACGGAGGCTATTATTTTGGATCTGAAGGCGCTCTTGTACAAGGATTGTCGGCTGGAGTTACTCCAAACCCTAATATTACCTGGGAAGTTGCAAGAACAAGCAATTTCGGATTTGAATCAACTTTTTGGAATGGTTTGTTAACCTTAAATGCTGATTATTTCATTTCCAACCGTAATAATATTTTAGTTGCTCGCAACGCTTCAGTACCAAGCAGTACGGGTTTAAACGGTAAGTTACCTGCCGAAAATATTGGTCGGGTAAACAACAGTGGCATTGAGTTAGAAATTTCTCACCAACGAGCTATCAACGAAAACTTCTCCTATAACATTGGAGCCAACTACACGTATACCAAAAATGAGGTGAAGTTTATGGATGAACCAGCTAACGTTCCGGAATGGCAAAAGAGACAAGGATTTCCTATGGATTCGTGGTTGGTCTATAAAACAGATGGCATTTATCGTACACAAGCCGAGATTGATAATTCTGTGCATTTACCAAATACCCGTTTGGGTGATTTGCGTTATGTTGACATAAACGGTGATAAGCAAATTACTTCTAATGACAGAATACGAGTTTACGAAGGCCCTACTCCAAGAGGTATTTATGGCATAACCTTGGGTCTAAATTATAAGGGTATTGGTTTGAACATGTTATGGCAAGGGCAGACAAATGCTCAGCAATTGATTTTGCCTCAACAAGGAAATGCTATCACTCCGCCCAAATGGTTGTTTGAAGACAGATGGACGACAAGTAATCCAAACGGTTCATATCCTGCCTCTTTTGACCGGAATGATGCTGTTAATAATCGTTACTCTGATTTTTGGTTGCGTAACGCAGCATTCATACGTTTAAAAAATGTTGAGCTTTCTTACACACTTCCTAAAAGTCTAACCCAATCATTGCATTTGCAAAATGCCCGTGTATTCGTAAATGGGTTTAACCTGTTAACATTTAGTGATATTAAAGATTACGACCCAGAATTGAATAATGTAACCGGCAGTTATTACCCTCAAACTCGAATTATAAGTGCAGGCGTAAATATTTCACTCTAG
- a CDS encoding RagB/SusD family nutrient uptake outer membrane protein — protein MKNKLYIITLAFGLLTGLSACEKDFLDRKPLDTYSELDVWTDLNLVQTYVNSKYRALPHVYNWDVASGTGLSAASDEGYSKFNYESVFRWNDGSITADNLSMDSWSTDYGYIRDCNIFFEKIDGVRGEESLKKRLKGEMKVIRAWCYFDLISRYGGVPLITKAYTLSDTAFMVKRNTYAECMNFISAELDDAVNLLPANYNSSDLGRISKGAAMALKSRALLYAASPLNNPSNDKNKWQAASDAAKAVIDFANQGQYSLYQGADYKQIFLQKFNSEIILSYGMNGINWESLLDIFISPNSYHGWSVYAPSQNLVDAFQMANGKSITDPASGYNSTKPYENRDPRFYASILYNGATFKGRTVEYFDGGMDSPQSPVENWNATLTGYNWRKYADESNDLNTNGSTQNWIIFRLAEIYLNYAEAQFELGNEATALQYLNLVRSRNSVKMPAVVTSGELLKNAIQLERKIELCFEGHRFFDVRRWKTASQTENKPLRAVNITKNLDGSFNYTYYTLQERKFKEANYLFPIPQYEREKNKLLTQNPLY, from the coding sequence ATGAAAAATAAATTATACATAATTACTTTAGCTTTTGGTCTATTAACCGGTTTAAGTGCCTGCGAAAAGGATTTTCTTGACAGAAAGCCATTAGACACGTACTCCGAGTTGGATGTGTGGACAGATTTAAATTTGGTGCAAACCTATGTTAATTCTAAATATAGAGCCTTGCCCCATGTGTACAATTGGGATGTGGCAAGTGGAACAGGTTTGTCGGCAGCGTCTGACGAAGGGTATTCCAAATTCAATTACGAAAGTGTATTTCGTTGGAATGACGGAAGTATTACCGCTGATAATCTTTCGATGGATAGTTGGAGTACCGACTACGGATATATCAGAGACTGTAATATATTTTTTGAGAAGATAGATGGAGTAAGAGGTGAAGAAAGTTTAAAGAAACGTCTAAAAGGTGAGATGAAGGTGATTAGGGCCTGGTGTTATTTTGATTTGATTTCACGCTATGGAGGAGTACCCCTTATTACTAAAGCTTACACCTTATCGGATACGGCATTTATGGTTAAGAGGAACACCTATGCTGAGTGTATGAATTTTATAAGTGCAGAGCTTGATGATGCTGTTAATTTATTACCCGCCAATTATAATAGCTCTGATCTTGGTAGAATTTCAAAAGGAGCAGCAATGGCACTTAAATCCCGAGCTTTGTTATATGCGGCCAGTCCTTTAAACAATCCTTCAAATGATAAAAACAAGTGGCAGGCTGCGTCCGATGCCGCTAAAGCAGTTATTGATTTTGCTAATCAGGGCCAATATTCATTATATCAGGGAGCTGATTACAAGCAGATTTTCCTTCAAAAGTTTAATTCCGAGATCATTTTGTCTTACGGTATGAATGGCATCAATTGGGAATCATTGTTAGATATTTTCATTAGTCCTAATAGTTATCATGGTTGGTCAGTTTATGCTCCTTCGCAAAACCTGGTTGATGCTTTTCAAATGGCTAACGGCAAGTCCATTACTGATCCTGCTTCGGGTTATAATTCTACCAAACCGTATGAAAATAGAGATCCTCGTTTTTATGCAAGTATTCTTTATAACGGTGCTACCTTTAAAGGGAGGACTGTTGAATATTTTGATGGTGGAATGGACAGCCCTCAGAGTCCTGTGGAAAACTGGAATGCCACACTTACAGGTTACAATTGGAGAAAATATGCTGATGAGTCAAATGATTTGAATACAAACGGCAGTACACAGAACTGGATTATCTTTCGTCTAGCCGAAATATATCTTAATTATGCCGAAGCCCAATTTGAATTGGGAAATGAAGCCACAGCCCTTCAGTATCTTAATTTAGTTCGCAGTAGAAATAGCGTAAAGATGCCAGCTGTTGTTACCTCTGGTGAATTACTGAAAAACGCAATTCAATTGGAACGAAAAATTGAGCTCTGTTTTGAAGGTCACCGTTTCTTTGATGTAAGAAGGTGGAAAACGGCTTCGCAAACAGAAAATAAACCATTAAGAGCTGTTAATATTACGAAGAACCTTGATGGATCCTTTAATTATACTTACTATACTTTACAGGAACGTAAGTTTAAGGAGGCTAACTACTTGTTTCCAATACCACAATATGAGCGAGAGAAAAATAAATTGTTAACACAAAATCCGTTGTATTAA
- a CDS encoding GntR family transcriptional regulator, whose product MQKVFDKIQSLEEIPGFSKHERLVQGFINAIDEKLLRQGDMLPSVNNMIKETGFARETIVKGYKELIERGIVEAKNRMGYFVANENTNQKLTIALILYAFDSVQETFYNTFRAALGADVHIDIYFHNNNIEIFETLVNKVAGRYGMYVVAPLPNPKTAEILKVLPINKFLMIDRFEQMEGDFSYVVQEFEQSTYNALIKLNDTIKQFDEFVFFSRPDSDAPKEILASFKKYVTGMQVNHSIKSKYLSGSVEKGKVYFLTNDTQTWMLLKDCKKQNLVLGKDVGVLSQDDDPIKELICDGITTYSTDFSLMAQKAARFVLTQEKVRDVIPTILIRRNSL is encoded by the coding sequence ATGCAAAAAGTGTTTGATAAGATTCAGTCTTTAGAAGAAATACCTGGTTTTTCTAAGCATGAGCGCCTTGTGCAGGGCTTTATTAATGCAATTGATGAGAAATTGTTGCGACAAGGGGATATGCTTCCTTCTGTTAATAACATGATTAAGGAAACCGGTTTTGCTCGTGAAACCATTGTAAAAGGATATAAAGAACTAATTGAAAGGGGGATTGTTGAAGCCAAAAACAGAATGGGCTATTTTGTTGCTAACGAAAATACAAATCAAAAACTTACAATTGCCCTCATTCTGTATGCATTTGATTCAGTTCAGGAAACTTTTTATAATACTTTTAGAGCTGCGCTAGGGGCTGATGTTCATATCGATATCTATTTTCACAACAATAACATTGAAATATTTGAAACATTGGTAAATAAAGTTGCCGGGCGTTATGGAATGTATGTTGTTGCTCCTCTTCCCAATCCGAAAACTGCTGAAATACTTAAAGTATTACCGATAAATAAGTTCTTGATGATTGACCGTTTTGAACAAATGGAAGGTGATTTTTCTTATGTTGTTCAGGAGTTTGAGCAATCTACCTACAATGCACTGATCAAACTGAACGATACCATAAAGCAATTTGATGAGTTTGTTTTCTTTTCTCGGCCTGATTCTGATGCTCCAAAAGAAATATTAGCCTCGTTTAAAAAATATGTTACTGGTATGCAGGTAAATCACTCAATAAAATCAAAATACCTGTCAGGAAGTGTTGAAAAGGGTAAAGTCTATTTCTTAACAAACGATACTCAAACATGGATGCTGTTAAAAGATTGCAAAAAACAGAATCTTGTTTTAGGTAAAGACGTTGGCGTTCTTTCGCAAGATGATGACCCTATTAAAGAGCTCATTTGCGATGGCATTACTACGTATTCAACAGATTTTTCGTTGATGGCTCAAAAAGCTGCCCGTTTTGTATTAACTCAAGAAAAAGTTAGGGATGTAATTCCTACCATATTAATTCGTCGGAATTCTCTTTAA
- a CDS encoding glycoside hydrolase family 27 protein has protein sequence MVLTIKAQKFEGLAPKPPMGWNSWNKFGCQINEKIIKEVADAMASNGMKAAGYEYIVVDDCWQIGRDSVGNIVADPERFPSGMKSLVDYVHSKGLKFGIYSDAGTATCQGRPGSRGYEFQDARAYAKWEVDYLKYDWCFHGKQNSEASYSIMRDALYKAGRPMVLSICEWGTTKPWEWGKSVGHLWRTTEDIINCFDCKNNWGGLGVLQIIDLHTEIGDYSGPDHWNDPDMLEIGNGVLTPAEERLHLSMWAMFSAPLMAGNDIRNISAETLKLLTNKEVLDIDQDILGISATRWMKYGDLEIWFKPLSDNNYAFCLINRSNQSIAINQDLKTTIKKLKVDDSYVVRDLWKHKDIGTTKENITGIIPAHDVLMLKLTKK, from the coding sequence ATGGTTTTGACTATAAAGGCTCAGAAATTTGAGGGCTTGGCTCCTAAACCTCCAATGGGCTGGAATAGTTGGAATAAGTTCGGATGCCAGATCAATGAAAAGATTATAAAAGAAGTTGCAGATGCAATGGCTAGTAATGGAATGAAGGCTGCCGGTTACGAGTATATCGTTGTTGATGACTGTTGGCAAATAGGCAGGGACAGTGTAGGAAATATTGTGGCAGATCCTGAACGTTTTCCCTCAGGGATGAAAAGTCTGGTAGATTATGTCCACTCGAAAGGATTAAAATTTGGCATTTATTCAGATGCCGGAACGGCAACATGCCAAGGAAGGCCTGGGAGTAGAGGCTACGAATTTCAGGATGCAAGGGCCTATGCGAAATGGGAGGTGGATTACCTGAAGTATGATTGGTGTTTCCATGGTAAACAAAATTCAGAAGCTTCGTATTCCATAATGAGAGATGCCCTATATAAGGCCGGCAGACCTATGGTTTTAAGCATTTGCGAATGGGGCACTACCAAACCTTGGGAATGGGGGAAAAGTGTAGGTCATCTATGGAGAACCACTGAAGATATCATCAACTGCTTTGATTGTAAGAATAACTGGGGAGGCCTTGGTGTATTACAAATTATTGATCTTCATACTGAGATTGGCGACTATTCAGGTCCTGATCACTGGAACGATCCTGATATGCTCGAAATTGGGAATGGTGTTTTAACCCCTGCCGAAGAACGACTGCATTTAAGCATGTGGGCAATGTTTTCAGCCCCTTTGATGGCAGGAAATGATATCAGGAATATTTCGGCCGAAACACTTAAATTACTAACCAATAAAGAAGTACTGGATATTGATCAAGATATACTGGGAATTTCGGCTACACGATGGATGAAATATGGGGATTTAGAAATATGGTTTAAACCCTTAAGTGATAATAATTACGCATTTTGTTTAATAAACAGAAGTAACCAATCTATAGCCATCAACCAAGACTTAAAAACCACTATCAAGAAATTAAAAGTTGATGATTCATATGTGGTGAGAGATCTTTGGAAACATAAGGATATCGGAACAACCAAAGAGAATATCACGGGTATTATTCCTGCACATGATGTACTTATGTTAAAGTTAACTAAGAAGTAA
- a CDS encoding IS110 family transposase produces MQPQVNQLDFSGQNIYVGFDVHLKSWQVTVMTELLTHKTFSQPPKPEVLHQYLRQNFPGGTYHSAYEAGFCGYWIHNRLEALGIHSIVVNPADIPTTDKEKVQKEDSRDSRKIAHSLRSGALIPIYVPSSKTLEDRCLVRTRSILTKDLARYKNRVKSFLYFHGIELPAPFTKKQSHWSKPFVDWLESIAMAEQSSKTALQAMILEAKHLRASVLQLTRHLLELSKTGTYQEAIALLRSIPGIGLLTAMTLLTELETINRFKNTDQLCSFIGLIPSTHSSGEKELAGTITRRGHSVLRSALIESAWVAARLDPALTKSFHEYCRRMEPNKAIVRIARKLLNRIRYVLINKQEYECAVVK; encoded by the coding sequence ATGCAACCACAAGTTAATCAATTAGATTTTAGCGGTCAAAACATTTATGTTGGTTTTGACGTGCACTTAAAAAGCTGGCAGGTTACCGTTATGACTGAACTGCTCACCCATAAAACCTTTTCGCAGCCACCTAAACCCGAAGTATTACACCAGTATCTCCGGCAGAATTTCCCCGGCGGCACCTATCATTCCGCCTACGAAGCAGGCTTCTGCGGCTACTGGATCCATAACCGCTTGGAGGCTCTGGGCATTCACTCCATCGTGGTCAATCCTGCCGATATTCCCACCACCGATAAAGAAAAAGTGCAAAAAGAGGATTCCAGGGATAGCCGTAAAATCGCACACTCATTAAGAAGTGGCGCCTTAATCCCGATTTATGTTCCTTCCAGTAAAACCCTAGAGGACCGTTGTTTAGTTCGCACCCGGTCCATACTGACCAAGGACCTTGCCCGGTATAAAAACCGGGTAAAATCGTTCCTGTACTTTCATGGCATTGAACTACCTGCGCCCTTCACCAAAAAACAGTCCCACTGGTCGAAACCTTTTGTTGATTGGCTGGAAAGCATCGCTATGGCTGAGCAGAGTAGTAAAACGGCCCTGCAGGCCATGATTTTAGAAGCGAAACATTTGAGAGCCTCTGTATTGCAACTCACCCGGCATTTACTAGAGCTATCAAAAACAGGTACTTACCAGGAAGCCATCGCTTTACTGCGAAGTATCCCTGGCATCGGATTATTAACGGCCATGACCTTATTAACCGAGCTGGAGACGATTAACCGGTTTAAAAACACGGATCAACTCTGCAGTTTTATAGGACTCATCCCCTCGACGCATTCAAGTGGGGAAAAAGAACTAGCCGGTACTATCACCCGACGGGGGCATAGCGTGCTGCGCAGCGCCCTGATTGAAAGTGCATGGGTAGCCGCACGCCTGGATCCGGCACTGACTAAAAGTTTTCATGAGTATTGCCGGCGAATGGAACCGAATAAGGCCATCGTAAGAATAGCCCGGAAATTACTCAACAGAATCAGGTATGTATTAATAAACAAACAAGAATATGAGTGTGCAGTGGTTAAATAA
- the ltrA gene encoding group II intron reverse transcriptase/maturase: protein MNGRKQKTEQDTWQSGTRSATESSSGGQTYLWMTEKGNTNTTQGQQAQLLEYILSPSNLNAAYKQVKRNDGSGGVDGMSVEKLLPYLQSHREVLLHSLQNGRYKPQAVRRVEIPKENDKKRALGIPTVVDRVIQQAITQQLTPIYEKQFSSNSYGFRPKRSAHQAIKQCQTNANEGYRYVVDMDLEKFFDIVNQSRLIEILSRTIEDGRVVSLIHKYLKAGVMVQGKFQETSMGVPQGGNLSPLLSNVMLNELDKELKERGHRFVRYADDCMVFCKSRRAAQRVLVSLTNYIEQKLYLKVNREKTTVAHIKDVKFLGYGFYFNKNGCKMRAHKKSVEKMKEKIRELTSRSNGWGNERRKEAIRQYITGWLNYFQLADMKGLLERIDEWYRRRIRSLIWKQWKSIKTRIRNLIKLDIPKNKAKEYGNTRKSYWHIANSPILSRSITNERLKQSGYLFFTDYYQKLRCVN, encoded by the coding sequence ATGAATGGTAGAAAGCAGAAAACGGAGCAAGACACCTGGCAGAGCGGAACTAGGTCGGCAACCGAATCAAGCTCTGGAGGGCAGACATATCTATGGATGACTGAAAAAGGAAACACCAACACAACGCAAGGGCAACAAGCCCAACTTTTGGAGTATATACTCTCACCATCCAACCTTAATGCGGCCTACAAACAAGTTAAGCGTAACGATGGATCAGGCGGGGTTGATGGGATGAGTGTGGAAAAGCTCTTACCCTACTTACAATCCCATCGAGAAGTATTGCTTCATTCACTACAAAATGGGAGGTACAAGCCTCAAGCTGTTCGCCGGGTTGAAATACCCAAAGAGAACGACAAAAAGCGAGCTTTAGGCATCCCTACGGTAGTGGATAGAGTCATTCAGCAGGCAATCACCCAACAATTAACACCTATTTACGAAAAACAGTTCTCGTCCAACAGTTACGGTTTTCGTCCAAAACGCAGTGCTCATCAGGCCATAAAGCAGTGCCAAACCAACGCAAACGAAGGTTATCGTTACGTTGTGGACATGGATTTGGAGAAATTCTTTGATATTGTTAACCAAAGCAGGCTGATAGAGATTTTATCCCGAACCATTGAAGATGGCAGGGTAGTATCATTGATACATAAATACCTAAAAGCAGGCGTAATGGTACAGGGAAAATTTCAAGAGACATCGATGGGAGTTCCGCAAGGAGGAAACCTAAGTCCGCTGTTGAGCAATGTAATGCTCAACGAACTGGACAAGGAACTAAAGGAAAGAGGACATCGTTTTGTCAGATACGCTGACGACTGTATGGTATTCTGTAAAAGCCGCCGAGCCGCCCAGAGGGTGCTTGTCAGCCTTACCAACTACATCGAACAAAAGCTTTATCTGAAAGTAAATAGAGAGAAAACCACAGTTGCACACATCAAGGACGTTAAGTTCTTGGGGTATGGATTTTACTTCAACAAAAATGGTTGCAAAATGCGCGCCCATAAGAAAAGTGTTGAAAAGATGAAAGAGAAAATCCGAGAACTGACCTCACGGAGCAACGGATGGGGCAATGAACGCCGAAAGGAAGCAATAAGACAGTACATCACAGGCTGGCTTAACTATTTTCAGCTGGCAGACATGAAAGGATTGTTGGAACGCATAGATGAATGGTATCGAAGAAGAATCAGGTCATTGATATGGAAACAATGGAAAAGTATCAAAACCCGAATTAGGAATCTGATAAAACTGGATATCCCGAAAAACAAGGCAAAGGAATACGGCAACACAAGGAAAAGCTACTGGCACATAGCTAATAGTCCAATCCTTAGCAGAAGTATCACCAATGAACGCCTTAAGCAGTCGGGTTACCTGTTCTTTACTGACTACTATCAAAAATTGCGTTGTGTAAATTAA
- a CDS encoding SRPBCC family protein translates to METSAKTTITVQSTVNAPVEKVWSVWTSPEHITKWNSANDDWHTPSATNDLRVGGKFVSRMEAKDGSMGFDFEGTYENVKTNELIEYVMGDGRKVKIAFKSDEGVTTVTETFDAETENSPELQQAGWQAIIDNFKRYTESL, encoded by the coding sequence ATGGAAACATCAGCAAAAACAACAATTACCGTTCAGTCAACAGTAAATGCTCCTGTAGAAAAAGTGTGGTCAGTTTGGACTTCTCCTGAACATATAACTAAATGGAATAGTGCAAATGATGATTGGCATACTCCGTCAGCTACAAATGATTTAAGAGTAGGTGGAAAATTTGTTTCGCGCATGGAAGCTAAAGATGGAAGTATGGGCTTCGACTTTGAAGGAACTTATGAAAATGTAAAAACTAACGAGCTGATTGAATATGTAATGGGTGATGGCCGTAAAGTAAAGATTGCCTTCAAGAGCGATGAAGGTGTTACAACTGTTACCGAAACATTTGATGCAGAAACTGAGAATTCTCCAGAGTTACAACAAGCTGGTTGGCAGGCTATTATAGACAACTTTAAAAGGTATACAGAGTCTTTGTAG